CTTGAGGATCGTTAATTACCACAACCAATGCGAATCGCGGATTACTGGCTGGTGCTACGCCTGCGGTGTAAGCAATGTATTTGTTAACATAACGTCCATCCGGACCGACTTTTTTCGCAGTACCGGTTTTAATTGCGATGCGGTAGCCCTTGATAGCCGCTTTCACGCCACCACCACCAGGCAATGCCACACTTTCCATCATATGAACGACGGTACGAACCAACGGTTCAGGGAAAATACGCTCGCCTGGAACCGGAGGATCAACCTTCGTAATCGACAGCGGGCGATACACGCCGTAGCTGCCTATCGTTGCGTAGACACGCGCTAACTGTAACGGCGTTACCATTAGCCCGTAGCCGAAAGAGAAGGTGGCCCTCTCTATGTCAGACCACCGTTGTTTTTGCGGATATAAGCCACTGCGTTCTCCGACCAACCCCAAATTGGTCGCTTTTCCCAATCCAAAACGTGAGTAAGTATCTACCAACGCTGAGGAGGGCATCGCTAACGCCAGTTTGGAAACCCCGACGTTACTCGACTTCTGTAGTACCCCGGTAAGGGTCAATTCGCTGTAGCGCGCCACATCTTTGATCTCATGACCATTGATGCGGTACGGCACGGTATTCAGGACGGTATTTTCACGCACGACACCACGTTGCAGCGCCGTCATGACCACCATTGGCTTAACTGTTGAACCCGGTTCGAAAACGTCCGTAATGGTACGGTTTCGCATGATGTCTTTCGGGGTTCCACTTAAATTATTTGGGTTATAGGACGGGCTGTTTGCCATCGCCAATACTTCACCGGTATTCACATCTACCAGTACCGCACTGCCCGATTCGGCCTTGTTGAAAGCCACGGCGTTGTTTAGCTCACGATAAACCAGTGCCTGCAGGCGTTCATCAATGCTCAAAGCCAGGTTGTGAGCGGCCTGGCTGTCGGTTGAGGAGATATCTTCGATGACGCGACCAAAGCGGTCTTTACGTACGATTCGCTCGCCAGGTTGGCCGGTCAGCCATTTATCGAAGCTTTTTTCAACACCTTCAATCCCCTGACTATCGACGTTTGTGAAGCCAATAAGGTGAGCGGTGACTTCGCCAGAAGGATAGTAGCGACGAGATTCCTCGCGCAGATGAATCCCCGGGAGTTTGAGTTTTTTGATGTAGTCGCCAATATCTGGATTCACCTGACGCGCCAGATAAATAAAGCGGCCTTTAGGGTTGCTGTTCACACGGGAAGCGAGCTGATCAAGAGGGATTTTCAGTGCATCGGCCAGCGCTTTCCAGCGGTTATCCAGCGTAATACCACCCGCGTCATGCAGCTCTTTCGGATCGGCCCAAATGGCTTTAACCGGCACACTAACTGCCAATGGTCTGCCCGCGCGGTCACTAATCATGCCTCGAGAAGTCGAAACTTCCTGCACACGTAGGGAACGCATATCTCCCTGACGTACCAACATGTCCGGCGCGATGATTTGCAGCCAGGCAACGCGCCCCAACAGGAAAACCAGCGCCAGCAAAATGCAACCGCAAAGCAACGCAAAACGCCAACTTACAAAGTTGGCCTGTTCTTCCTGGCGTTTCGGTTTAAGCGTTTTTGCCGCTGCTCTCATCTGTCACGCGATTCCTTATTGCTGAACTACGATGTTTTCCTGCGATGGGTCAACATGCTGCAATTGCAGCTTTTCCGTCGCGACCCGCTCCACCCGGCTATGATCGCCCAGTGCGTTTTCTTCCAGAATCAGGTTACGCCACTCGATATCTAACGCATCACGTTCCACCACCATTTGCTCACGCTGTGCGGTGAGCAGACGGGTATGGTGCGCGGTCGTTACAACGAAAATGGCTGTTACGATAATGGCGGTAAACAAAATCAGTGGCATTTTCCCATTACGCAACAAGTCACCACCAATCACCGCTGGTAGTGCATGGCGTTCGCCACTGCTCAATTGGCCAGTAACTTTAGTGAGGGCTTCTGCCACTTTGTTGATCATGCGTTTGTCCTTTCAGCGATGCGCAGTACCGAACTACGCGCGCGCGGGTTTTCCGCCACTTCTTCATCACCCGGCATCATTTTGCCAATGGATTTTAAATATCTGCCGCCGAGCTTATTCAGTTGTGCTTCAGTCATTGGCAGCCCCGCCGGAACTTGCGGCCCACGGGTGTTTTCACGCATAAAGCGCTTAACAATCCGGTCTTCCAAAGAGTGGAAACTGATGATCGACAGACGACCACCTGGTGACAGTGTTGGAATTGAACCTTTGAGCGCCTGTTCAATTTCTTCAAGTTCACTGTTGATCCAGATTCGGATAGCCTGGAACGTACGCGTCGCCGGGTGTTTGAACTTGTCTTTTACCGGCATTGCCGCAGCCACAACCGTTGCCAGTTCTTTGGTACGCGTCATTGGCTGTTCGCGGTTACGCTCGATAATGGCGCGCGCAATACGTTTGCCGAATTTTTCTTCACCGAAGGTTTTGATAACCCAGGCGATATCCGCTTCATCAGCGCTAAGCAACCATTCTGCCGCAGATTGACCGCGAGTCGGGTCCATGCGCATATCCAACGGACCATCACGCATAAACGAGAAGCCACGCTCGGCGTCATCCAGCTGAGGCGAGGAGACACCCAGATCCAGAAGAATACCGTCAATTTTGCCCAGCAAATCGCGTTCGCTTGCGTATTGAGCTAATTCAGAGAAAGGTCCATGAATGATGGAGAAGCGCGGGTCATCAATTGCTTGTGCTGCTGCAATGGCTTGCGGGTCACGGTCGATAGCCAGCAGGCGTCCTTCTGGTCCCAGTTGGGAAAGAATCAATCGAGAATGTCCGCCACGACCAAACGTGCCATCAATGTAGATGCCATCCTGACGAATGTTGAGACCATTCACGGCCTCATCAAGCAGCACCGAAGTATGTTTAAAATTTTCCATCATTATTTATAGTGACAAGTCCTGCAGCCTATCCGACAACGTAGTCGTCGTGGCCTGCTCAGCGTCGATGTCTTCCTTGACCTGTTGATGCCAGGTTGTTTCATCCCACAGTTCAAACTTATTGAACTGCCCAACCAGCATCACTTCTTTGGTTAGCCCGGCGTGTTGGCGCAAAACAGGTGCCAATAACAAACGCCCGGCACTATCCATCTGACATTCACTGGCATGGCCCAATAACAGTCGCTGCACGCGACGTTCTACAGGGTTCATACTCGACAGACGAGCTAGCTTTTGTTCAATAATTTCCCACTCGGGGAGGGTATAAAGCAGCAGGCATGGGTGATGGATGTCGATGGTACAAACCATCTGACCTTCAGAGGTTTCGACAAGCGCATCCCGGTAACGGGTAGGTACGGCGAGCCGCCCTTTGCTGTCGAGATTGACTAATGTTGCCCCACGGAACATGCCAGCCTCACCCTTAAAATCCCCTTTCCACCACTTTCACCCACAAAATCCCACCTAAAGGAGTTTACGGAGCGGAGGAAAACCTTGTCAAGCAAGCTACAACGCTGATGGAAATAATTTTCATCTCATAAGCGATTGATAAATGACTGGCGTGAAAAGGCGCTACATTCACGATGCAAAATTAACGTTATGAATATTTGAAAGAAAAATGGTCAATAAGCATAAATATCGTTAAATCGACTGAAAACCTGACAGGTAAAATATGAAGTGTTCAGTTTGCGACGCGGTCGGCATTTTAAGGTATTTCTCGACAGGTTAACAGCGTCAGATGCAGGCGAAGCGCGGGCTGGAGGGAAGTTTGATTCTTATCAGATAGCTATTGTTTAATTATCCGGCATTTTTACACAATGCTATGTAACAAAATAATTCTGAAGTAGTCTTATATCGATTAAGGAATTAAAGATTCATCTTTTACCAAAGAAAAATAATTACCTGAATAACCAATAAAAATAAAGCGAGAATATTCTTAATTAAGAATGGCAGCCGTAACTGCCATCTCTTGTTAGTGGCGACTTAAACTTCCGCGACGGTATAGATTACGGCGAATACGAGTCAGGCCTGCTTTCGGCTTACGTGGCTCATCAAGGCTGGCAAGAACGAGTTCCAGCACACGTTCCGCAACGTCACGGTGGCGCTGCGCGACTGCCAGAACTGGGCATTGCAGGAAATCGAGCAGTTCATGGTCCCCGAAGGTGGCAATCGCCAGCTCAGTCGGTAATCGCCCTTCACGTCGCAACGTGACATCCATAACACCTTGTAATAATGCAAATGAAGTGGTGTACAGAGCCTGCGGCATTGGATGGGTTTCCAGCCATTTATCAAACAACTGCGCTGCGGCTTCGCGTTCGTAGCTGTTGGCATAAAGGAAATGCACTTCACGTGGGTCGTCTTTCCATGCACTGCGGAAACCTTGCTCACGCAAATAGCTGACGGAAAGCTCCGGCAACGCACCAAGGTAAAGCACGGTTTCGGCTGGGAAAGTACGAAGCTCACTGGCCAGCATTTCCGCGTCTTCCTGATCCGCACCGACGACGCTGATGAAGTTTTCACGGTCTAAGGCACGGTCGAGCGCAATGATCGGGAAGGAGTCGTTCGCCCAACGCTGGTAGAAAGGATGCTCAGGCGGCAGTGAAGTGGAAACAATGATGGCATCCACCTGGCGTTGCAAGAGATGTTCAATGCAGCGCATTTCATTATCTGGCTGATCTTCAGAACAGGCAATTAGCAGCTGGTATCCACGCTGACGGGCCTGCCGCTCTAGATAGTTAGCAATACGGGTATAACTCGTGTTCTCAAGGTCTGGAATAACTAATCCGATAGAACGCGTACGCCCGGCCCGCAACCCCGCGGCCACCGCATTCGGGTGGTAGTTATGCTCGCGAACAACCGCCATGACTTTCTCAACGGTTTTATCGCTGACACGATACTGCTTTGCCTTGCCGTTGATGACGTAGCTCGCCGTGGTGCGCGAAACTCCAGCCAGGCGCGCGATTTCATCCAATTTCACAGTAGCCCCTTAATTTATAGGATTGCCATATCCATACACTGGTCATGGTTTCATTTTTATCATCTAAGCGCAGAATAATAACTCGGGCAACCGCTTTTACTGGCAGTTGTTGTGTGATTTGCAAAAAAAAACCCGGCACGAGTTTACCGGGTTTATTATTTAGCCACCTTTCATGGCTAACGCATAATCTTGTCACCGCGTGAAACGCCTACGATCCCAGAGCGCGCCACTTCGACTATTTTTGCCACTTCACGAATAGTATTCAGGAATGCGTCCAGCTTATCACTGGTTCCTGCCAACTGAACCGTGTAGAGCGTTGGAGTCACGTCAATGATTTGCCCGCGGAAGATTTCTGCGTTGCGCTTCACTTCTTCGCGCCCATAACCACTCGCCTGAACTTTTACGAGCATGATTTCACGCTCAACATGCGCTCCCTGTCCCAACTCGCTTACCCGCAGCACATCCACCAACTTATGCAGTTGCTTCTCAATCTGCTCAAGGACTTTCGCGTCCCCTACCGTTTGGATAGTCATACGTGAAAGCGTTGGATCTTCAGTCGGCGCCACAGTCAGGCTTTCGATGTTGTAACCACGCTGAGAGAACAAGCCAATAACACGGGACAGCGCCCCGGACTCATTTTCGAGTAATACAGATAATATCCGGCGCATAATCAGGTTCTCTCCGTTTTACTTAACCACATCTCATCCATACCACCGCCACGGATCTGCATTGGGTACACATGTTCAGTGCCATCAACTGTGACATCAACGAAGACCAGGCGCTGATTACGCACCGCTTCCAGTGCTTCAATCAGTTTGCTTTCCAGCTCTTCAGGTTTGCTGATACCAATCCCTACGTGCCCATAAGCTTCTGCAACGCGCACAAAGTCAGGCAACGATTCCATATAAGATTGGGAGTGACGCCCGGAATAGATCATGTCCTGCCACTGCTTAACCATTCCGAGATAGCGGTTGTTGAGATTTAACACCAGCACCGGCAATCCATATTGCAGTGCGGTGGAAAGTTCCTGGATATTCATCTGAATACTGCCATCGCCGGTGACACAGACGACGGTTTCTTCCGGCAATGCCAATTTCACACCGAGTGCCGCTGGTAAACCAAATCCCATGGTGCCCAGGCCACCGGAGTTAATCCAACGCCGTGGTTTATCAAAGGTGTAATAAAGTGCGGCAAACATCTGATGCTGACCGACATCCGAAGTGACGTAAGCTTCGCCTTTCGTCAGTCGATAGATTGTTTCAATAACCGCCTGTGGCTTAATTTTATCGCTGGTTCTGTCAAATTCGAGACACTGACGAGCACGCCATTGCTCAATCTGCTGCCACCAGTCACGAATGTCATCGCAAGACTGTGGCGTATCTTCCTGTACGAGCAATTCCAACATCTGCTGCAGAACCTGCCGCGCATCGCCCACAATTGGAATGTCTGCACCGACGGTTTTAGATATAGAAGTCGGATCGATATCAATATGCAGCACGGTCGCGTTCGGGCAGTACTTCGCCAGATTGTTGGTGGTGCGGTCATCAAAGCGCACACCGACGCCGAAAATAACGTCAGAGTTGTGCATCACCATATTGGCTTCGTATGTGCCGTGCATCCCCAGCATGCCTAATGCCTGGCGATGCGTTCCAGGGAATGCCCCCAATCCCATCAAGGAAGAGACAACAGGAATATTGAGTTTCCCCGCCAACTCGCGTAATTCGTCATGGCAGGCAGATGTAATCGCACCACCGCCAACGTACATCACCGGTTTTTTCGCGGCCAGCAAAGTTTGCAGTGCGCGTTTAATCTGCCCTTTGTGACCCTGAGTGGTGGGATTATAAGAGCGCATGCTAACGGATTCAGGGTAGCTATACGGCAGTTTGTTAGCCGGACTCATGATGTCTTTCGGTAAATCCACCACAACCGGCCCTGGCCGACCGCTGGAAGCGAGCCAGAAAGCTTTTTTGATAATGGCCGGAATATCTTCCGCCTGCTTGACTAAAAAGCTGTGCTTCACGACCGGGCGAGAAATTCCCACCATGTCGCATTCCTGGAAAGCATCGTAACCAATGAGGGACGTCGCGACCTGGCCTGACAGCACCACCATTGGAATTGAATCCATATAAGCTGTGGCAATACCGGTTATCGCGTTTGTGGCCCCCGGACCTGACGTTACCAGTACGACACCCACTTCCCCCGTCGCACGTGCCAGACCGTCGGCCATATGCACTGCTGCTTGTTCATGGCGCACCAGCACATGATCAATGCCGCCAATAGTATGAAGCGCATCGTAAATATCGAGTACCGCGCCTCCGGGGTAACCGAATACATGTTTAACGCCCTGATCGATAAGCGATCGGACGACCATCTCGGCTCCTGACAACATCTCCATGGTTTGCCTCCAGGCTTACGTGTTTGACCGACCGCTGAAACCATTTCGGCTAAGTCGTTGAGGCAGGTTGTTGCGCCCTGCATATCTCTTTTTATTTTTGATAGTCCGCCTAACATAACCGTTGAAAATCAGGCAATCAATTGTCAATCTTCAACCGTCAATACGCGGATTCCTGACGAACACTACAAAAGCCTAATCTGGCAAAGTAAAACTCTGAGCATAAGGAAATAGTATGATTGGAAATGTTATAAAAAGATGTTTTGCAGGTTAAATCTAATTCGCGGGAGGGTTCATTGATTCACTCGGTGATTAAGAGACAAATCAATAACAGCTGAAAAAACTACAAAATGAAAAAAATTAAGAATAACCGGATGGTTTTCACCACCCGGATGAATCAAGGCTAACAGTCTGTATCTATTTACTACATACCGTGGTCAAAAGTTTTTCCATCCATTGATGCCCTTTATCCCGCCCGGCAGCTTCGTGCCATGATAAATAGCAGGTCGCTATATTATCTTTTAGCGGCAATGCGAAGGTTTGCAAATGAAGTGAATCAGCAAACTCTTCAGCTAACCAACGTGGCGCGATAGCGACCAGGTGAGTTTGTGAGACGACATTTAAAACACTGGTCAATGCCATTCCCTGATAAGCAATGCTGGCTTGCTTTTCCGGAGTTTGATACCACGGCGCACTAAATGATGCAAAACGCTCAAGAGAAACAACCGCATGTTTTTCGTTATAGACGTCTTCTTCGGTTATCGGTTTAATTAAGCGTGGATGTTTCTGACTAGCCACCAGCACCATTTCATCTTCAAACAATGGGATACAAGTGAACTCTGGACGACGGAATTCACTGTAGCTAATAACAAACTCAGTCTCCTGATAACGCAATTGATGTTCAATGTCTTTATTTAAAGCTGATTTAAACAATAATTGAATGCCCGGAGCAAAGCGCTTCATATTATTGAAAATGACTGAGGTCAACATATTATCTAAAGGGCTACTGACGCAGATGTTAAATACCCTTTCACTGCTACCTGGGTCGAAGCCTGCTCCTGGTAATTCATTCTGCACCAGTTGCAATGCCTGGCGAATTGCACCAAACAGCTGAAACGCGCGCGCTGTAGGCTGGATACCCCGCCCGTAGCGAACAAACAACTCGTCGTTGAACATCACTTTCAGTCTGGCTACTGCATTACTCACTGCGGGTTGAGACATTCCCAGAGATTGAGCGGCACGGGTAATATTCTGCATTTGCATAACCGCATCAAATACAGTTAATAAATTTAAGTCAACAGAACGCAGTTGAGGTTTATACCCATCATGCACTGCCGGTTGTTCTACATAATCTTCAGACATGCCAGACTCCACTAAGATTGCATTTCCCTCTTCGCAGATTAACTCTGCGAGCTTCCCCTATTATCATTTGCTAAGCAGAACATGCTGATTGCTGCAATTAAAAACGTCATTTAAACAATTTGAATATAAATCAATAAACTTACGTTTTCTAATGTATCAACACGACTTCAGCTACTGACAAGTCTGATAAATCTATAAAATTCATATGATTTTATTTCGTCAGTTGACTTCTGGATCGTGCTAATCAAATCACAAAATGACTTAACACACAATGATTCGCCAAATGAATAATATATTAAGTATGGATAACATATCCTATTCAGAAACAGCTGACTTACTAAAAAATTACCAATAAAAAAAGAGGCCAAATTCCTAAAAAACAATCCAGATAATGAATAATCCCGCCAAATCATAACCATGATGAATACTACATATAATAAACATCATATTTATAATTGTTTCTGATGATTTCATTTCTACATGCAAGGGTAAACAATCCTTTTTCATACTTTATATATATATTATGAATCTTCCGTATACCAGCATGATTTGCTACGACATAACCCTGACTGACTCAGCATTGCCTCTATCTAAAAGAATAGAGTGTTGACACAGCAGGACAGATCAAGTACCAATAAATGCATAACGAATTTACTTGGGACTTGAAACATGATTCGCACCATTCGCCTACTAGGTCTACTACTAAACGCAACTTCATTGCGCGGTAGACTGGTGGGCGAAATCAAGCGTTGATTCAAGCCTCCAGACAAAAAAACCCGCGCCACTGCGCGGGTTTTTTTTTGCTCGTAGCAACGGCCCCCAAGACAAGAAAGGACCACAACATGAGCCAACAAGTCATTATTTTCGATACAACCTTACGTGATGGTGAGCAGGCGTTACAGGCAAGTCTGAGTGTTAAAGAGAAACTGCAAATTGCGATGGCACTGGAACGTATGGGTGTTGACGTAATGGAAGTGGGTTTCCCGGTCTCCTCCCCTGGTGATTTCGAATCTGTACAAACCATCGCCCGCAATATCAAAAATAGCCGTGTGTGTGGCCTCGCTCGTTGTGTGGATAAAGATATTGATGTTGCTGCCGAAGCGTTGAAAATTGCCGAAGCGTTTCGTATCCACGTTTTCCTGGCAACATCCACCATGCACATCGAAACCAAATTGCGCAGTACCTTCGATGATGTTTTAGCCCGTGCAGTCCACTCCGTAAAACGCGCTCGTCAATACACTGACGACGTTGAGTTCTCTTGTGAAGATGCCGGGCGTACCCCCATCGACAACCTGTGCCGCATTGTAGAAGCTGCGATTGGTGCGGGCGCTACCACGATCAACATTCCAGATACTGTCGGTTACACCACCCCAGTCCAATTCGGTGGCATCATCCAGACGTTGTACAACCGTGTGCCAAACATTGATAAAGCGATCATCTCTGTGCACTGTCACGACGACTTAGGGATGGCGACCGGAAACTCCATCGCCGCAATTCAGGCTGGCGCACGCCAGGTTGAAGGCACGCTGAACGGTATCGGCGAACGCGCCGGTAACACTGCGCTGGAAGAAGTCATCATGGCGATTAAAGTGCGCAGCCAAATGCTGGGCGTGCATACCAATATCAATCACCATGAAATTTACCGTACCAGCCAAATTGTTAGCCAGTTGTGCAATATGCCAATTCCGGCCAACAAAGCGGTTGTCGGTACTAATGCTTTCGCTCACTCCTCCGGTATTCACCAGGATGGCGTGCTGAAAAACCGCGAAAACTACGAAATCATGACCCCGGAAACCATCGGTCTGAATCAGGTACAGTTGAACTTAACTTCACGCTCAGGTCGTGCAGCCGTGAAACACCGTATGGAAGAGATGGGTTATAAAGAAGACGATTACAACCTGGATTCTTTGTACGACGCCTTCCTGAAACTGGCAGACAAAAAAGGTCAGATCTTCGATTACGATTTGGAAGCGCTGGCCTTCATCGGTAAACAACAAGAAGAGCCAGAACATTTCCGCATGGAATATTTCAACGTGCAATCCGGCTCAAGCGTGATTTCTACCGCTTCCGTCCAGTTGCAGTGTGGTGAAGAAACACAGTCTGAAGCGGCAACAGGTAACGGCCCGGTCGATGCGGTCTACCAGGCGATTAACCGCATCACAAATTACGATGTTGAGCTGGTTAAATATCAGCTGTCTGCGAAAGGCCAGGGTAAAGACGCGCTGGGTCAGGTAGATATCGTCGTGACTCATAAAGGTCGTCGCTTCCATGGTGTAGGTCTGGCGACCGATATCGTTGAATCTTCTGCGAAAGCGATGGTAAACGTGCTGAATAACATCTGGCGTGCAGGCATCGTCGAAAAAGAATTGCAACGCAAAGCTCATAATAAAGAAAATAATCAGGAAACCGTGTGACATGTCAAAAACTCATCATATAGCAGTATTGCCGGGTGACGGCATTGGCCCAGAAGTTATGGCTCAGGCGCTGAAAGTGCTGGATGCAGTTCGTACGCGCTTCGATATGCGTATTACCACCAGTCAATATGACGTCGGCGGTATTGCTATTGACCGTCACGGCAACCCGCTGCCACCGGTTACAGTTGAAGGCTGTGAACAAGCCGATGCGATTCTGTTCGGCTCCGTCGGTGGCCCAAAATGGGAACACCTGCCGCCCGCTCAACAACCTGAACGTGGTGCGCTGCTGCCACTGCGTAAGCACTTTAAATTATTCAGCAACTTGCGCCCAGCGCGCTTGTACCAAGGCCTGGAAGAGTTTTGTCCACTGCGCGCTGACATCGCTGCTAACGGCTTCGATATTCTGTGCGTTCGTGAATTAACTGGCGGTATCTATTTCGGCCAGCCAAAAGGTCGAGAAGGCTCCGGCGCACACGAGAAAGCTTTTGATACTGAAGTCTATTACCGCTTCGAGATCGAACGTATTGCGCACATTGCCTTCCAGTCGGCGCGCAAACGTCGCCATAAAGTGACATCAATTGATAAAGCCAACGTATTGCAGAGTTCTGTGATGTGGCGCGAAATCGTTGGTGAAATCGCGAAAGAATATCCGGACGTTGAGCTGTCCCACATGTACATCGACAACGCCACGATGCAGCTGATCAAAGATCCATCCCAGTTTGACGTACTGCTGTGCTCCAACCTGTTTGGCGACATTCTGTCAGATGAATGCGCGATGATCACAGGCTCGATGGGCATGCTGCCATCCGCCAGCCTGAATGAACAAGGTTTTGGCCTGTACGAACCTGCGGGTGGTTCTGCGCCAGATATCGCGGGTAAAAATATTGCTAACCCCATTGCGCAAATCCTGTCTTTGGCACTGTTACTGCGCTACAGCCTGGATGCTGAAGAGGCCGCTCAGGCTATCGAAAACGCTATCAACCTTGCGCTGGAAGAAGGCTTCCGTACTGGCGATTTAGCGCGTGATGGCAATGCAATCAGCACCGATGAAATGGGCAATACCATTGCTCGTTTTGTTGCAGAGGGGAAATAATCATGGCGAAGACGTTATATCAGAAATTGTACGATGCCCATGTCGTCTACGAAGCAGTGGATGAAACTCCTCTGCTGTATATCGACCGTCATCTGGTGCATGAAGTCACCTCTCCGCAGGCGTTCGATGGCCTGCGCGCGCATAAGCGCCCGGTGCGTCAGCCAGGCAAAACATTTGCCACCATGGACCACAACGTTTCTACGCAGACCAAAGACATCAACGCCTCCGGCGAGATGGCCCGCATTCAAATGCAGGAATTAATGAAAAACTGCAAAGAATTCGGCGTTGAGCTGTACGACCTGAACCACCCATTCCAGGGTATCGTCCACGTGATGGGCCCTGAGCAAGGCATAACTTTGCCGGGCATGACAATCGTTTGTGGCGATTCCCACACTGCAACCCATGGCGCATTTGGTGCACTGGCGTTTGGTATCGGGACTTCTGAAGTTGAACATGTTCTGGCGACGCAAACCCTGAAACAGGGCCGCGCCAAAACCATGAAAATTGAAGTCACAGGCCACGCAGCACCCGGTATCACGGCGAAAGATATTGTGCTGGCGATCATCGGCAAAACCGGCAGCGCTGGCGGCACCGGGCATGTCGTGGAATTCTGCGGTAGCGCGATTCAGGCGCTGTCGATGGAAGGAAGAATGACGTTGTGCAACATGGCTATCGAAATGGGTGCTAAAGCCGGTATCGTTGCGCCAGACGACACAACCTTCAACTATGTGAAGGGCCGTCTGCACGCTCCGAAAGCTGCCGATTGGGACGATGCGGTTGCGTACTGGAAAACCTTCAGCACAGATGAAGGTGCAAAATTCGATACCGTTGTGACCCTGGATGCCGCAGATATCGCACCGCAAGTCACCTGGGGCACAAACCCAGGCCAGGTCATTTCGGTTACTGAAAACATCCCGAACCCTGAATCCTTCGCCGACCCGGTAGAACGTGCGTCTGCTGAAAAAGCGCTGGCGTACATGGGTTTGAAACCGGGGATCCCGCTGACCGAAGTGGCTATCGATAAAGTATTTATCGGCT
The nucleotide sequence above comes from Buttiauxella selenatireducens. Encoded proteins:
- the leuO gene encoding transcriptional regulator LeuO — its product is MSEDYVEQPAVHDGYKPQLRSVDLNLLTVFDAVMQMQNITRAAQSLGMSQPAVSNAVARLKVMFNDELFVRYGRGIQPTARAFQLFGAIRQALQLVQNELPGAGFDPGSSERVFNICVSSPLDNMLTSVIFNNMKRFAPGIQLLFKSALNKDIEHQLRYQETEFVISYSEFRRPEFTCIPLFEDEMVLVASQKHPRLIKPITEEDVYNEKHAVVSLERFASFSAPWYQTPEKQASIAYQGMALTSVLNVVSQTHLVAIAPRWLAEEFADSLHLQTFALPLKDNIATCYLSWHEAAGRDKGHQWMEKLLTTVCSK
- the leuL gene encoding leu operon leader peptide, giving the protein MIRTIRLLGLLLNATSLRGRLVGEIKR
- the leuA gene encoding 2-isopropylmalate synthase, whose amino-acid sequence is MSQQVIIFDTTLRDGEQALQASLSVKEKLQIAMALERMGVDVMEVGFPVSSPGDFESVQTIARNIKNSRVCGLARCVDKDIDVAAEALKIAEAFRIHVFLATSTMHIETKLRSTFDDVLARAVHSVKRARQYTDDVEFSCEDAGRTPIDNLCRIVEAAIGAGATTINIPDTVGYTTPVQFGGIIQTLYNRVPNIDKAIISVHCHDDLGMATGNSIAAIQAGARQVEGTLNGIGERAGNTALEEVIMAIKVRSQMLGVHTNINHHEIYRTSQIVSQLCNMPIPANKAVVGTNAFAHSSGIHQDGVLKNRENYEIMTPETIGLNQVQLNLTSRSGRAAVKHRMEEMGYKEDDYNLDSLYDAFLKLADKKGQIFDYDLEALAFIGKQQEEPEHFRMEYFNVQSGSSVISTASVQLQCGEETQSEAATGNGPVDAVYQAINRITNYDVELVKYQLSAKGQGKDALGQVDIVVTHKGRRFHGVGLATDIVESSAKAMVNVLNNIWRAGIVEKELQRKAHNKENNQETV
- the leuB gene encoding 3-isopropylmalate dehydrogenase, which produces MSKTHHIAVLPGDGIGPEVMAQALKVLDAVRTRFDMRITTSQYDVGGIAIDRHGNPLPPVTVEGCEQADAILFGSVGGPKWEHLPPAQQPERGALLPLRKHFKLFSNLRPARLYQGLEEFCPLRADIAANGFDILCVRELTGGIYFGQPKGREGSGAHEKAFDTEVYYRFEIERIAHIAFQSARKRRHKVTSIDKANVLQSSVMWREIVGEIAKEYPDVELSHMYIDNATMQLIKDPSQFDVLLCSNLFGDILSDECAMITGSMGMLPSASLNEQGFGLYEPAGGSAPDIAGKNIANPIAQILSLALLLRYSLDAEEAAQAIENAINLALEEGFRTGDLARDGNAISTDEMGNTIARFVAEGK
- the leuC gene encoding 3-isopropylmalate dehydratase large subunit; the encoded protein is MAKTLYQKLYDAHVVYEAVDETPLLYIDRHLVHEVTSPQAFDGLRAHKRPVRQPGKTFATMDHNVSTQTKDINASGEMARIQMQELMKNCKEFGVELYDLNHPFQGIVHVMGPEQGITLPGMTIVCGDSHTATHGAFGALAFGIGTSEVEHVLATQTLKQGRAKTMKIEVTGHAAPGITAKDIVLAIIGKTGSAGGTGHVVEFCGSAIQALSMEGRMTLCNMAIEMGAKAGIVAPDDTTFNYVKGRLHAPKAADWDDAVAYWKTFSTDEGAKFDTVVTLDAADIAPQVTWGTNPGQVISVTENIPNPESFADPVERASAEKALAYMGLKPGIPLTEVAIDKVFIGSCTNSRIEDLRAAAEIAKGRKVAPGVQALVVPGSGPVKAQAEAEGLDKIFIEAGFEWRLPGCSMCLAMNNDRLEPGERCASTSNRNFEGRQGRGGRTHLVSPAMAAAAAVSGHFADIRTLK